In Nocardioides sp. W7, the genomic stretch GCCTACTACCAGCAGGTCGGCCGGGCCGGCCGTGGCACCGACGAGGCCGTGGTGGTGCTGCTCCCGGCGCTCGAGGACCGTGACATCTGGGCCTACTTCGCCTCGCTCGCCTTCCCCCGCGAGGAGCTGGTCCGCCAGTCCCTCGATGTGCTCGCCGGCGAGGGCCGGACGATGAGCACCGGGGCCCTGGAGGCCCACGTCGACCTCAGCCGCAACCGGCTCGAGACGATGCTGAAGGTCCTCGACGTCGACGGCGCGGTGCGCCGGGTCCGGGGCGGCTGGGAGTCGACCGGGCAGCCGTGGTCGTACGACGCCGAGCGCTACCAGCGGGTGACCGAGGCCCGCGAGCGCGAGCAGCGGGCGATGCTCGACTACCTCGACACCGACCAGTGCCGGATGCGCTACCTGCGCGACCAGCTCGACGACCCCGACGCGGCCGACTGCGGGCGCTGCGACAACTGCGGCGGCCTCCGGCTCTCGACCGACGTCTCGGCCGCCGCGATCGAGGAGGCCGACGCCCGGCTGTCGCGCCCCGGGGTGCCGATCGAGCCGCGCAAGATGTGGCCGACCGCGCTGGCCAGCCTCGGCATCGACTGGAAGGGCAAGATCACCGCGCCCGCGAGCGAGGGCCGGGTCGTCGCCCGGCTCACCGACCTGGGGTACGGCGGCGCGCTGCGCGAGCTGTTCCGGCCGGACACGCCCGACGGCCCGGTCCCGGTGGCGCTCGTGCAGGCGGTGGTGGCCGTGCTCGGCGACTGGCAGCCCCGGATCGACGGCATCGTGCACGTCGAGTCCCTGACCCGACCGACCCTGGTGGCCGACCTGGCCGGCGGCCTCTCGCGCTACCTGAAGGTGCCGCTCCTGGGCGCCTTCGCCATCGTCGACCCCGACGTCGCTCCCGGCCAGGGGGCGGCCAACTCCGCCCAGCGGGTCGCCGCCGTCGGGCGGCGCTACGACCTGCACGCCGACCTGCCGCCCGGCGCCCGGGTGCTGCTCGTCGACGACCTGGTCGTCAGCGGCTGGACCCTCACCGTCGCCGCCCGCGCGCTCCGCCAGGCCGGCGCGGCCGACGTACTCCCGCTGGCCCTGGCCAGCCAGTCCTGACCCCCCGCCGAGCGCGCGGACGTCGTACGAGCTGGGCGTCCGGCGTCCCGGAACGCATGACGTCCCGAGATCGCGCCGGCCCTAGGCTCCTCGCATGCGCATCGGCCTCACCCTCCTGACCGATCAACCCTGGGCCGAGGCGGCGCCGCGGTGGCGCGCCACCGAGGAGCTGGGCTTCGACCACGCCTGGACCTACGACCACCTCACCTGGGGCGGGCTGCCGGAGTCGCCGTGGGCGGGCGCGACGCCGACCCTCGCCGCCGCGGCGTCGGTGACCGAGCGGATCGGGATCGGCACCCTCGTCTCGGCGCCGAACTTCCGGCACCCCTACCTGCTCTTCCGCGACGCCCAGGCGATCGAGGACATCTCGGGCGGCCGGTTCCTGCTCGGCCTCGGCACCGGCGGCGACCTGGACTCCCGGGTGCTGGGCGCCGGCGACCTGTCGGTGCGCGAGCGGGTCGACCGGTTCCAGGAGTTCGTGGGTGTCCTGGAGCAGCTGCGCGACGGCGACCACGTCACCACGGAGGGACGCTGGTTCTCGACCGCCGATGCGCGCACCCGCCCGGGCCTGCCGCGCACGCCGTACCTCCTCGCGGCCAACGGCCCTCGCTCACTGCGCTTCGCCGCCGAGCACGGCGGCGGCTGGATCACGACCGGGCCGTACGTCGCCGACTCCGTCGACAGCTGGTACGCCGGCCTCGCCGAGTCGGTCCACGTCTTCGACGACGCGCTCGCGGACTTCGGTCGCGACCCCGGCCTGGTGCCTCGCTACGTGCTGCCCGACGCCACCCCGCACCTGTCCGGGACGGGGCGCTTCGCCCTGTCGAGCGTGGGGTTCTTCGAGGAGATCGCCGGCCGGGTCGCCGAGCTCGGCTTCACCGACCTGGTCACGCACTGGCCGCGCCGGGAGACGGCGTACGTCGGCGACGAGGCCGTGCTGGAGGCCGTCGCCCGCGACGTCCTGCCCCGCCTGCAGAAGGGCTAGTGCCGCGGGTCAGAAGTTCTTGTGCGCTTCGCGCACCCAGAGCACGCGCCTCGCGGCGTTGCCGACGCTCGCAGGACGAACAGGTACGGCGTCGCGCCGACGCCTGGCGAGCCACCCACCCTGAGCACGCCAACCGGTCAACAACTTCCGACCCGCGGCACTAGCGGCTCACCAGCGGACGGTGCCGACCGCCCGGATCGCGTTGACCGCGGAGCCCAGCGGCAGGTCGAACTCGACCGCCTCGGTGCCGACCACCACGACCGGCGGCGGGGTGGCGGACACGTCGACGAACCAGGTGCGGTCGTCGACCTCGGTCGCCGGGGTCAGGTACAGGTCGAAGGCCTCCCACGACTCGATCTCGCCCGTCTCGCCGCGGCGGTGCAGGTCGGCGAGGTCGTAGCGCCCGGGGCCGTCGTACGCCGGGACGGCCAGCGAGAGGGCCGCCAGGGCGGTGGTCCCGAGCAGCACCGGGTCGGGCGCCTCGAGGCGGAGCCGCCACCAGCCGTCCGCCTCTTCGCGCTCGCACGGGAGGGTGATCGTGAGCGTGCCCTGCTCGCCGCCGCTGAGCGTGATCGTCAGCTCGGCCGTGGCGCCCGCCGCGGACCGGTCCGCGAGCCGGTCGCGACGCTCGGTCTCCGCGCGGGCCTCGCTCTCGGCCTCGCGCGCCGCGACGGCCTCGGGGCGGTACTCCTCGGCCTTCTCCTTCAGCTCGGACACCAGTCCGGTGGCCAGCTTGGCGACGTCCTTCCAGCCCATCTGTCTGTCTCCTCGTGCGTGGTCGGGGGGACAACCTAGGCCGCGACCGCCCGGACCCGCTCGATGATTTCCGTGGAAGTCAGTGCGAGCGCCGGGATAGTCCGTCACATGAGGGGGTCCTGCCGCCGGATCGCCCCGCTGGTGTGACGGACTACCCCAGCGACCGACCCGGCCCTGGACACCGAACTGAAACTCGTTCTAGTTTGCCCGGCATGACCCGACCCCTGCGCGTGATCCAGTGGACGACCGGCAACATCGGACGACGCTCGCTGCACGCGATCCTCGCCCGCCCGGACCTCGAGCTCGTCGGCGTCTACGCCCACGGCGCGGACAAGGTCGGGAAGGACGCCTCCGAGCTGTGCGGTTGGCCGGAGCCGACGGGCGTGCTGGCGACCAACGACGTCGAAGCGCTGCTCGCGCTGGGCGCCGACGCGTGCTGCTACAACCCGTTGTGGCCCTCGGTCGACGAGCTCTGTGCGCTGCTGGAGGCCGGGGTCAACGTCTGCTCCAGCGCGGCCTGGATCACCGGCGGGAAGCAGTCACCCGAGGACCTGGAGCGGGTCCGCCAGGCCTGCGAGCGTGGCCAGTCGACGATCTTCGGCAGCGGCGCGCACCCGGGAATGACCAACCTGGTCGGCATGGTGCTCAGCGGCTCCTGCGAGCGGGTCGACGAGATCCGGATCACCGAGTCGGTGGACTGCTCGACGTACGAGTCGGCGGGCACGCAGACCGCGATGGGCTTCTCGCAGCGGCCGGACACGCCGGGCCTGGCCGAGTCGGTACGCCGCGAGTCCGAGGTCTTCGCCGAGTCGGCCGCGATGATGGCCGACGCGCTCGGCGTGACCCTGGACCGGATGACCTTCGACGTCACCTTCACCGAGGCGACCGGCGACACCGACCTCGGCTTCATGACGATCCCGGCCGGCACGGTCGGGGGCGTGATGGGCTACCACCGCGGCTGGGTGGGGGACCGCAACGTGGTCAGCGTCGGGTTCAACTGGACCATGGGCGAGCACGTCGTACCCCCGAAGCCGCTGGCGCACGGCCACGTCATCCAGGTCTTCGGCGTGCCGAACATGCGTACGGTCATCCACTGCCTGCCCCCGAAGGACTGGGCGGAGGGGTTCATGGACCTCGGGATGATCTACACCGCGATGCCGGTCACCAACGCGGTGCCGTACGTCGTCGCCGCCCCGCCGGGGATCGTCACCCTGGCCGACCTGCCCCCGATCACCGGCCGCGTCGCCCCCTAACCCTGAAAGGCCGAGTCAGCACTACTGGTGCTGACTCGGCCCGCCACTTCTGCTGACTCGGCGAGGGGTCGGACTCAGTGGCCGGCGAGCAGGGTGGGGTCGATCGCGTGGTCGGCCTTCTTGCGCGGCAGGAAGAACGCCGGGATGAGGACCAGCAGCACCATCACCGCGGCCACCCAGAAGACGCCGCTGAACACGCCGGCCAGGTCGCCGACCGGGTCCACCGGGCCGATGTCGTTCTTGACGCCGTTGGTGAGCAGCACCGAGAAGATCGCGGTGCCGATCGACGCGGCCACCTGCTGGATGATGTTCATCAGGGTGGAGCCGCGGGCGATGGTGTGCTCGCGCAGCGTCTGCATCGCGGCGGACATGATCGGCATCATGGTCGCGCCCATGCCGAGGCCCTGGATGAACAGCGCCAGGCCGAGGAACCAGTACGACGTGCTGTCGTCGAGCATGGCGTAGAGCCCCATGCCGACGGCGATGGTGGCGACGCCGGTCAGCACGATCTTGCCGGGACCGATCTTGTCGCTCAGTACGCCGGCGATCGGCATCGTGAGCATCGCGCCGATGCCCTGCGGGGCCAGCAGCAGACCGGCCATCATCGCGGACTCGCCGCGCACGCCCTGGTAGTACTGCGGGAACAGCAGGCTGGCGCCGAAGAACGCGATCGCGAAGAGCGACATGGCGATCACCGCGAACGTCAGGGTGCGGTTCGCGAAGAGGCGCAGGTCGACCAGCGGGTGGGCGTTGCGGCGGTCCAGGGCCCACGGGACGAACGCGGTGATCAGGGCCAGGCCGAGGATCGCGGGCACCAGCACCTCGGCGTCCCAGGCGGTGCCAGTCTCGGGGATCGTCGAGATGCCGAACAGGAACAGGGCCAGGCCGGGGGAGAGCAGCACCATGCCCAGCCAGTCGAAGCTCTCCGACGGCGTCGGGTTGTCGGCGGGGAGCACCTTGTAGGAGTAGACGAGGGCGCCCACGCCGATCGGGACGTTGATCAGGAAGATCCAGTGCCACGAGGCGTTGTCGATGAGCGCGCCGCCGAGGATCGGCCCGGCGATCGGGCCGAGCAGCATCGGGATGCCCATCACGGCCATCACCCGGCCGATCCGCTCCGGGCCGGCGGCCCGGGTCAGGATCGTCATGCCGAGCGGCACCAGCATGCCGCCGCCGAAGCCCTGCAGCACCCGGAAGAACACCAGCATCTCCAGCGACGTGGCGGCGGCGCACAGCGTCGAGCCGGCGGCGAAGAGGCCGATCGCCATCAGGTAGAGCCGCTTGGTGCCGAACCGGTCGGAGGCCCAGCCGGTCAGCGGGATCACGCTCGCCAGGGCGAGCGTGTAGGCGGTCATCGTCCACGCGACCTGGGCGGTCGAGGCGTCGAACTCGCGCTCGAAGGTCCGCAGCGCGACCGAGACGACGGTGATGTCGAGGATCGACATGATCGCCCCGAGCACCACCACCCCCGCGACGAGGAGGACGCCGCGGTCGAGCTTGTCGGGACTGGTGCTGGGAGAAGGAGGGCTGGTGGAGGGAGCAGAGGTCACCGAGCAAGGCTAAGAGGGGTCCCCAACCCATCGCACCCGACTTTGGTCGCGCTGCGGCGTGTCTTCGCTCACGCCCGGGGCCCGCCGGGCCGCCGCAATCAACACAAGGACGTCGAGCGGCAGCTGATCGGGTCGCGGAACCGGGTCAGGAGCACCGTGAGCGGCCCGGGCAGGTCGCCGAGCGACTCCGAAGGCATGCACCTCTGGCGCGGACGTCACCGCCCGCACCTGTCCGGCTGCGTGTTGTCTCAGGCGCCTCTGGGGTCACACCTATGTCGGGAAACCCGCGCCTGTGTCGAGATGTTTCACGACGTAGGCGTGAGTTTCGCCGCCCAGGCGGAGAAACTCACTCGCCGAGCGAGCCCTCACCCCCGGCCCCGCGCGGTCAGGCGGTGATCGCCTTGACCGCGTCGACCAGCGCGGGGTCGCTCGGCTCCACCCGGGGACCGAACCGCGCGACCACGGTGCCGTCGGCGGCGACCAGGAACTTCTCGAAGTTCCAGGCCACGTCGCCGGCCTCGCCCTGCTCATTGGGGATCGAGACCAGCTCGGCGTAGATCGGGTGCCGGTCGTCACCGTTGACGTCGATCTTCTCCGTCATGGGAAAGGTCACGCCGTACGTCGCCGAGCAGAACTCCGCGATCTCCTCCGAGGTGCCCGGCTCCTGGCCCATGAACTGGTTGCACGGCAGGCCGACCACGGTGAAACCGGCGCCGGCGTACTCCTCGTGGAGCTGCTCGAGGCCGGCGTACTGCGGGGTCAGCCCGCACTTGCTCGCGACGTTGACCAGCAGGGCGGGCCGGCCGCCGGTGATCTCGCCGAGAGTGGCGGGGGTGCCGTCGAGACGGGCGATGGAGGTGTCGAGGATGCTCATGAGAGCCGAGACTAGTGAGTACGGCGAAGCCGGGGTGTCGGCGTTCCGGGCTACGGTCCCTTCCGTGAGTTTCGTCCCCGTCTCCGGCCCGGCGACGTTCCGTGCGGCGCAGCCGCCGCGCGAGGGGACGGTCGAGTTCAGCGACGAGCGGCGCACCGTCGTGCTGCCGATCCGCTCGGCGATCCCGATCCTCACCAAGGCGCAGGCCCGCGACGACCTCCATCCAAGCGTCTCGCTTCTCGCCGGGGCGGCGCTGCTGGGGCTGCGGCTGGTCGCGGCGGGCAAGCTGGAGCCGGCGAGCGGGCCGGTCCCGAGCTGGCAGGTGACCCCCCTGGACGCCGACGACCGCGAGCGGATCAGCCTCCTGGCCGGCAGTCGCGGCGCCATCGGCCTGGAGCCGGCGGCCGCGACCGAGCTGGTCCGCTCGGTGCTCGCCGCCGTCGTCGACGCCGTCCCGCGCACGGCGCCGGGGCCGGCGCGGCCCGACCCCGCGCCCGACTTCCGGTCCCGGCTGAAGCGACGCATCGAGCAGCACCGCGAGGAGCCGCCCGACCAGCGCCCGCAGCTGGTGTCGATCTCGCTGCGGGTCGAGGCCGACGAGGAGGAGCTGGTCGACGGCGCCGTGCGCGTGGTCCTGCAGGTCCACGACGAGCAGAACCCCCTGCACGTCAGCGATGCCGCGGTGCTGTGGGCCGAGGGCGGCGCCGACGCGAGCCACGGGTTCGGCGACCGGGCCCGCACCCACGCCACCATCGCGCTGCGGGCCGCGGCCGAGGCCTGGCCGGTGCTCGACCGGCTCCTGGAGCTGCGGGTGCCCGACCAGCTCACCCTCGACGGCGCCGAGATCGCCAGCCTGCTCGAGGACGGCGTGGCCGCGCTGCGTGACCGAGGTGTCGACGTGCTCTGGCCGCGCTCGCTGGGCCGTGACCTCACCACCCGCGCCGTGCTCGACCGGGCTCCCTCGTCCACCGGGCCGCGCGAGGAGCAGCTGCAGACCGGCCTGTTCGGTGCCGGCGAGATGTTCGCCTTCAACTGGCAGGTCGCCCTGCACGGCGACCCGCTCACCGACGAGGAGATGGAGCAGCTCGCCGAGTCCGCCTCGCCCCTGCTCAAGCTGCGCGGCAGCTGGACGGTCATCGACCCTTCGGTCGCCCGCCGCGCCCGCAAGCGGCTGCTGCGCCGGGTCAGCGCCGGCGAGGCGGTCGCGGCCACTCTCACCGGCACCGCCCTGGTCGCCACCCCCGGCGGCGAGGCGCAGGAGACGCAGGTCATCGTCGGGGCGTCCCTGCTGAAGGTGCGCGAGCGGCTCACCGTCGCGGCGACCCGCGACCCGGTGCCGGTGCCGGCCGCCCTGCAGGCCACGCTGCGCGACTACCAGCGCCAGGGGCTGACCTGGCTCGCCGAGATGACCGACCTCGGCCTGGGTGCCTGCCTGGCCGACGACATGGGCCTCGGCAAGACGGTCACGCTGATCGCGCTCCACCTCCATCGGGTCTCGACGGGCGCCACCGGTCCGACGCTCGTGGTCTGCCCGGCCAGCCTGCTGGGCAACTGGGAGGCCGAGATCGAGCGGTTCGCCCCCGGCACCCAGGTCCGCCGCTTCCAC encodes the following:
- a CDS encoding LLM class flavin-dependent oxidoreductase; the protein is MRIGLTLLTDQPWAEAAPRWRATEELGFDHAWTYDHLTWGGLPESPWAGATPTLAAAASVTERIGIGTLVSAPNFRHPYLLFRDAQAIEDISGGRFLLGLGTGGDLDSRVLGAGDLSVRERVDRFQEFVGVLEQLRDGDHVTTEGRWFSTADARTRPGLPRTPYLLAANGPRSLRFAAEHGGGWITTGPYVADSVDSWYAGLAESVHVFDDALADFGRDPGLVPRYVLPDATPHLSGTGRFALSSVGFFEEIAGRVAELGFTDLVTHWPRRETAYVGDEAVLEAVARDVLPRLQKG
- a CDS encoding DHA2 family efflux MFS transporter permease subunit, translated to MTSAPSTSPPSPSTSPDKLDRGVLLVAGVVVLGAIMSILDITVVSVALRTFEREFDASTAQVAWTMTAYTLALASVIPLTGWASDRFGTKRLYLMAIGLFAAGSTLCAAATSLEMLVFFRVLQGFGGGMLVPLGMTILTRAAGPERIGRVMAVMGIPMLLGPIAGPILGGALIDNASWHWIFLINVPIGVGALVYSYKVLPADNPTPSESFDWLGMVLLSPGLALFLFGISTIPETGTAWDAEVLVPAILGLALITAFVPWALDRRNAHPLVDLRLFANRTLTFAVIAMSLFAIAFFGASLLFPQYYQGVRGESAMMAGLLLAPQGIGAMLTMPIAGVLSDKIGPGKIVLTGVATIAVGMGLYAMLDDSTSYWFLGLALFIQGLGMGATMMPIMSAAMQTLREHTIARGSTLMNIIQQVAASIGTAIFSVLLTNGVKNDIGPVDPVGDLAGVFSGVFWVAAVMVLLVLIPAFFLPRKKADHAIDPTLLAGH
- a CDS encoding DEAD/DEAH box helicase translates to MSFVPVSGPATFRAAQPPREGTVEFSDERRTVVLPIRSAIPILTKAQARDDLHPSVSLLAGAALLGLRLVAAGKLEPASGPVPSWQVTPLDADDRERISLLAGSRGAIGLEPAAATELVRSVLAAVVDAVPRTAPGPARPDPAPDFRSRLKRRIEQHREEPPDQRPQLVSISLRVEADEEELVDGAVRVVLQVHDEQNPLHVSDAAVLWAEGGADASHGFGDRARTHATIALRAAAEAWPVLDRLLELRVPDQLTLDGAEIASLLEDGVAALRDRGVDVLWPRSLGRDLTTRAVLDRAPSSTGPREEQLQTGLFGAGEMFAFNWQVALHGDPLTDEEMEQLAESASPLLKLRGSWTVIDPSVARRARKRLLRRVSAGEAVAATLTGTALVATPGGEAQETQVIVGASLLKVRERLTVAATRDPVPVPAALQATLRDYQRQGLTWLAEMTDLGLGACLADDMGLGKTVTLIALHLHRVSTGATGPTLVVCPASLLGNWEAEIERFAPGTQVRRFHGGQRSLEGYDEPDLLGSAGGGFVLTTYGTMRVSAEELAAVPWDLVVADEAQHIKNSRSSTARALRSIPSAGRVALTGTPVENDLTELWSILDWATPGLLGSRNAFRKVWAAPIESGQEPTKAKQFAELVEPFLLRRRKSDPGIAPELPPKTETDHPLRLTREQTVLYEAFVRDTMERIERADEDARRGLVLMLLTGLKQICNHPAHFLKQSGAARLAGRSEKLDLLDELLATALSEDGAVLVFTQYVAMARLLESHLDRTGVAHQLLHGGTPVRQREAMVRSFQAGDTPVFLLSLKAGGTGLNLTRADHVVHIDRWWNPAVEDQATDRAYRIGQTKPVQVHRMITRGTIEEKVAELLKRKRALADAVLGRGEAALTELSNDELRDLVTLRPS
- a CDS encoding DEAD/DEAH box helicase, which produces MTAANPTSTDVRAQAEAHLRALVGSDDAVLREDQWSAIEALAVHRRRALVVQRTGWGKSAVYFLATLLLRAEGAGPTVIVSPLLALMRNQISAAERAGIRAVTINSTNIESWQPIHDAINAGEVDVLLVSPERLNNPGFRDEVLPKLAATCGLLVVDEAHCISDWGHDFRPDYRRIRTLLGDLPAGIPVLATTATANSRVTQDVAEQLGSAGSLGDVLVLRGSLDRESLRLGVVRLKTAQQRLAWLADHLAEQPGSGIVYCLTVAATQEIADYLRSRGHDVAAYSGQTEQTERLALEADLAGGRVKALIATSALGMGFDATLGFVVNMGAPQSPVAYYQQVGRAGRGTDEAVVVLLPALEDRDIWAYFASLAFPREELVRQSLDVLAGEGRTMSTGALEAHVDLSRNRLETMLKVLDVDGAVRRVRGGWESTGQPWSYDAERYQRVTEAREREQRAMLDYLDTDQCRMRYLRDQLDDPDAADCGRCDNCGGLRLSTDVSAAAIEEADARLSRPGVPIEPRKMWPTALASLGIDWKGKITAPASEGRVVARLTDLGYGGALRELFRPDTPDGPVPVALVQAVVAVLGDWQPRIDGIVHVESLTRPTLVADLAGGLSRYLKVPLLGAFAIVDPDVAPGQGAANSAQRVAAVGRRYDLHADLPPGARVLLVDDLVVSGWTLTVAARALRQAGAADVLPLALASQS
- a CDS encoding glutathione peroxidase, which encodes MSILDTSIARLDGTPATLGEITGGRPALLVNVASKCGLTPQYAGLEQLHEEYAGAGFTVVGLPCNQFMGQEPGTSEEIAEFCSATYGVTFPMTEKIDVNGDDRHPIYAELVSIPNEQGEAGDVAWNFEKFLVAADGTVVARFGPRVEPSDPALVDAVKAITA